One genomic window of Entelurus aequoreus isolate RoL-2023_Sb linkage group LG07, RoL_Eaeq_v1.1, whole genome shotgun sequence includes the following:
- the pgd gene encoding 6-phosphogluconate dehydrogenase, decarboxylating: MAKADIALIGLAVMGQNIIMNMNDHGFVVCAYNRTVSKVHDFLKNEAKGSKVIGAESLEDMVSKLKKPRRIILLVKAGQAVDDFIDKLVPLLEAGDIIIDGGNSEYTDTTRRCKSLKEKNLLFVGSGVSGGEEGARKGPSLMPGGHAEAWPHIKDIFQSIAAKVGTGEPCCDWVGDEGAGHFVKMVHNGIEYGDMQLICEAYHLMKDVLGMDHDEMAQAFENWNKTELDSFLIEITANILKYRDPDGTHLLPKIRDSAGQKGTGKWTAISALEYGTPVTLIGEAVFARCLSSLKEERVEASHSLSGPQGVTFKGDKAAFLEDIRKALYASKIISYAQGFMLLRQAAKEFSWSLNYGGIALMWRGGCIIRSVFLGKIKEAFDRDAELQNLLLDSFFNNAVQDCQESWRRTVSTGVQHGIPMPCFTTALSFYDGYRHHMLPANLLQAQRDYFGAHTYELLSNPGRYIHTNWTGHGGNVSSSSYNA, encoded by the exons ATGGCTAA AGCTGACATTGCACTGATTGGTTTGGCTGTCATGGGCCAGAACATCATCATGAACATGAATGACCATGGCTTTGTT GTGTGTGCCTACAACCGGACTGTCTCCAAGGTGCATGACTTCCTCAAGAACGAGGCTAAGGGCTCCAAGGTGATCGGAGCAGAGTCTCTTGAGGACATGGTGTCCAAGCTGAAAAAGCCCAGGAGGATCATCCTGCTGGTCAAGGCTGGACAGGCTGTGGACGACTTTATCGACAAGCTG GTTCCTTTGCTTGAAGCCGGAGACATCATCATTGATGGCGGCAACTCTGAGTACACCGACACAACG CGGCGCTGTAAGAGCTTGAAGGAGAAGAACTTGCTGTTTGTGGGAAGCGGAGTCAGCGGCGGTGAGGAGGGGGCACGAAAAGGACCTTCGCTTATGCCCGGAGGACACGCAGAGGCCTG GCCTCACATAAAAGACATCTTTCAAAGCATCGCTGCCAAGGTGGGAACAGGAGAGCCCTGCTGTGATTGG GTGGGAGACGAGGGCGCGGGGCATTTTGTCAAAATGGTCCACAACGGCATAGAGTACGGTGACATGCAGCTAATTTGCGAGGCCTATCACCTGATGAAGGACGTGCTTGGCATGGACCATGATGAGATGGCACAG GCTTTCGAAAACTGGAACAAAACGGAATTGGACTCGTTCCTCATCGAGATCACCGCGAACATCCTGAAGTACCGAGACCCCGATGGTACACACCTGCTGCCCAAGATCCGTGACAGCGCAGGACAGAAAGGCACAGGGAAGTGGACTGCCATTTCAGCCCTGGAATACGGCACACCTGTGACTTTGATTG GGGAGGCTGTCTTCGCCAGATGTCTGTCCTCTCTGAAAGAAGAGAGAGTGGAGGCCAGCCACAGCCTGTCAGGGCCACAGGGAGTCACCTTCAAAGGGGACAAGGCCGCCTTCTTGGAGGACATTAGGAAG GCCCTGTATGCCTCCAAGATCATCTCCTACGCTCAGGGCTTCATGCTGCTTCGCCAGGCGGCCAAGGAGTTCAGCTGGTCCCTCAACTACGGCGGCATCGCTCTGATGTGGCGAGGAGGCTGCATCATCCGAAG TGTGTTCCTGGGTAAAATCAAGGAGGCGTTCGACAGAGACGCTGAGCTGCAGAACTTGTTGTTGGACTCTTTCTTCAACAACGCCGTGCAGGACTGTCAG GAGTCGTGGCGTAGAACAGTCAGCACTGGCGTCCAGCACGGCATCCCCATGCCTTGCTTCACCACCGCGCTGTCCTTCTATGACGGCTACAGACACCACATGCTGCCTGCCAACCTCCTCCAG GCTCAGAGAGATTACTTTGGAGCTCACACGTACGAGCTGCTCAGCAACCCGGGACGCTACATCCACACCAACTGGACGGGTCACGGTGGGAACGTCTCCTCCTCGTCCTACAACGCTTAG